The Verrucomicrobiales bacterium genome has a segment encoding these proteins:
- a CDS encoding chemotaxis protein CheW, with the protein MNNSKQFCTFYIDGLFFGVEVLKVQEVIRYQEMTRVPLASRTLQGLINLRGQIVTAIDLRRRLELPARKTEELPMNVVVRTDDGAVSLLVDEIGDVVEIQDDVYERPPETLRGVARELVTGVYKLKERLLLILDTEKTVNLQAAQPKGA; encoded by the coding sequence ATGAATAACAGCAAACAATTCTGCACCTTCTATATCGATGGACTCTTCTTCGGAGTAGAGGTCCTTAAAGTGCAAGAGGTTATCCGCTACCAGGAAATGACTCGAGTGCCGCTGGCGTCACGCACTCTCCAGGGTTTGATCAATCTCCGCGGCCAAATCGTAACTGCTATCGATCTACGCCGTCGCCTCGAGCTCCCCGCCCGGAAAACGGAGGAACTTCCCATGAACGTCGTGGTGCGAACCGATGACGGGGCCGTCAGCCTGCTCGTCGACGAGATCGGGGACGTGGTCGAAATTCAGGACGATGTTTACGAGCGGCCTCCGGAGACTCTTCGAGGTGTGGCCAGGGAACTCGTGACTGGCGTCTACAAACTCAAGGAGCGCCTGCTGCTGATCCTGGATACCGAAAAAACGGTCAACCTACAAGCTGCACAACCGAAAGGAGCCTAA